Proteins encoded in a region of the Raphanus sativus cultivar WK10039 chromosome 8, ASM80110v3, whole genome shotgun sequence genome:
- the LOC108819225 gene encoding 60S ribosomal protein L10-1, with product MGRRPARCYRQIKGKPYPKSRYCRGVPDPKIRIYDVGMKRKGVDEFPFCVHLVSWEKENVSSEALEAARIACNKYMVKSAGKDAFHLRIRVHPFHVLRINKMLSCAGADRLQTGMRGAFGKALGTCARVAIGQVLLSVRCKDAHGHHAQEALRRAKFKFPGRQKIIVSRKWGFTKFNRADFTKLRQEKRVVPDGVNAKFLSCHGPLANRQPGCAFLPATY from the exons ATGGGAAGAA GACCGGCTAGGTGTTACCGTCAGATCAAGGGCAAACCCTACCCGAAGTCCCGCTACTGCCGTGGTGTCCCCGATCCCAAAATCAGGATCTACGATGTCGGCATGAAGAGGAAAGGCGTCGACGAGTTCCCTTTCTGCGTCCACCTCGTCTCATGGGAGAAGGAGAACGTCTCGAGCGAAGCTCTCGAGGCCGCGCGTATCGCTTGCAACAAGTACATGGTGAAATCCGCGGGAAAAGACGCGTTCCACCTGAGGATCAGGGTCCACCCGTTCCATGTCCTGAGGATCAACAAGATGCTTTCGTGCGCTGGAGCTGATAGGCTCCAGACCGGTATGAGAGGTGCTTTCGGGAAGGCCTTGGGGACTTGCGCTAGGGTTGCGATCGGGCAGGTGCTCTTGTCTGTGAGGTGTAAGGATGCTCATGGTCACCATGCTCAGGAGGCTCTGAGGAGGGCTAAGTTTAAGTTCCCTGGTCGTCAAAAGATCATCGTCAGCAGGAAAtg GGGTTTCACTAAGTTTAACAGAGCAGATTTTACGAAGTTGAGGCAAGAGAAGCGTGTTGTTCCTGATGGTGTTAATGCTAAG TTCCTCTCATGCCATGGACCTTTGGCTAACCGTCAGCCCGGATGTGCATTTTTGCCAGCTACCTATTGA